ACGCACGTGGTCGCGAATCCTCGCGGTCTCGGGTCCATAGCGCGCGAGGTGACGATCCAGCACCATGATGTTCACGGCGCTCTCGCGAATGGCTCGGTCCTGTGTATCGAAAGTGTTCTTGGCCGCGGCAGTCACCAACCCCAGCAGCAGTGCGGTCATGGTCGCGATCAAGCCCATGCCCAGTCGCACGACGTCCTGCGACTCCTTGGACGTGTGCTCTTCCGGCAGCCTCGAGCGAATCACCATTCCCACCCATGCCGCGCTGAACGTCAGGACGAACGTCAGGAAACCGATCGAAATGGCGAGCATGCCGTTCTCCAGATCAGTCGTGGCTTCATGATGACGGGCGGATTGGCGCCACTCTAGCGCCTCCCGCCCCTGGCACTCCCGCGTAATCTGCAGTCGCCGAGCCGCGGCCTCCAGGACTTGTTCACCCACCGCTTCACGGACGTATCCTCGTTGTTGTGAAGCAACGGGAGTCGGAGTCGATTTCCAGATGAGGAGGCACCGATGAACCGGCGGCTCGCTCTGCTAGCACTCGCGTTGATGGGCTCGATGGTCAGCGCGCACGGACAGACGTCCGGGACCATCTTCGAGGCCACCCTGGGCGAATCCGGCCAACGGACGGCGGAGGTTTCCACCGTCCAGCTCGAGCGCCTTCTCGCTGACCAGAGCGCCGTTGTGCTCGACACGCGTCCTTTTCGCGAGTTCGCGATCAGCCACATCCCGGGTGCTCGAAACGTTGCCGCCAAGCCCGGTGTTCCCATGTCGGCCTATGTCTCCGATGTCGCGGAGATCGGCAGACTGGTCGAGGGGAAGAAAGAGACTCCCCTCGTTCTCTACTGCAATGGTCCCTACTGCGGCAAGAGCAAGAGGCTGGCGGACGAGCTCCTCGCGGCGGGCTACAGCAACGTTCGTCGCTATCAGCTCGGCATTCCGGTCTGGCGGGCTCTGGGCGGCCTGACGGAGATCGAGGCCGACGGGTTACGCCACGTGGTGACG
This is a stretch of genomic DNA from Candidatus Eisenbacteria bacterium. It encodes these proteins:
- a CDS encoding DUF4239 domain-containing protein codes for the protein MLAISIGFLTFVLTFSAAWVGMVIRSRLPEEHTSKESQDVVRLGMGLIATMTALLLGLVTAAAKNTFDTQDRAIRESAVNIMVLDRHLARYGPETARIRDHVR
- a CDS encoding rhodanese-like domain-containing protein produces the protein MNRRLALLALALMGSMVSAHGQTSGTIFEATLGESGQRTAEVSTVQLERLLADQSAVVLDTRPFREFAISHIPGARNVAAKPGVPMSAYVSDVAEIGRLVEGKKETPLVLYCNGPYCGKSKRLADELLAAGYSNVRRYQLGIPVWRALGGLTEIEADGLRHVVTNDRTAVLIDVRELDAFRSGTLPNARSIPRSGVLEGKDVGEVKRAKDDGRLPMEDHNTRL